A DNA window from Alicyclobacillus vulcanalis contains the following coding sequences:
- a CDS encoding GntR family transcriptional regulator, with translation MRESVPLYQQLKSELLEKILSGAWPPGEQIPSEAELAAMYDVSRTTVRQAVGDLVTAGFIVRRQGKGTYVADVDHPTASTTLYGFAEELRALGLSVTVRVERLDMQRCPEDIARLLRVPQSRQVLYIERTAYVDEIAYFHERSYLVPPYQVASRMPPDPTMYDSIYGFFEQNGVRINSGSQTISAELATDEDCARFGLTPPAPILHIERITRDESGAPVEYSLVRYPADRYQLRVHLLRQPH, from the coding sequence ATGCGTGAGAGCGTACCTCTTTATCAACAGCTCAAGTCGGAGCTTCTTGAGAAAATCCTGAGTGGAGCATGGCCGCCTGGCGAGCAGATCCCGTCAGAGGCCGAACTCGCGGCCATGTACGACGTGAGCCGCACGACCGTGCGCCAAGCCGTGGGCGATCTCGTCACCGCCGGCTTCATCGTCCGGCGCCAAGGGAAAGGCACCTATGTCGCGGACGTCGACCACCCCACCGCCTCCACCACCCTCTACGGGTTTGCGGAAGAGCTGCGGGCGCTCGGGCTCTCGGTGACGGTGCGCGTGGAACGCCTCGACATGCAAAGGTGCCCGGAGGACATCGCGCGCCTGCTCCGGGTTCCCCAGTCAAGACAGGTGCTGTATATCGAACGCACCGCCTACGTCGACGAGATTGCGTATTTCCACGAGCGGTCCTATTTGGTACCTCCGTACCAGGTTGCCTCGCGGATGCCGCCCGATCCGACTATGTACGATTCCATCTACGGATTTTTTGAGCAGAACGGTGTGCGGATTAACTCGGGCAGCCAGACCATCTCCGCTGAGCTCGCGACGGATGAAGATTGCGCGCGGTTTGGGCTCACGCCGCCAGCGCCGATTCTGCACATCGAACGGATCACGCGGGACGAATCGGGAGCCCCGGTGGAATATTCGTTGGTGCGTTATCCGGCGGATCGATATCAACTTCGGGTTCACCTGCTGCGTCAGCCGCACTGA
- a CDS encoding MFS transporter produces the protein MERATLAQREHRLPLEDVIQRPSGMWFIVGTVCFGAFMAALDASIISIALPKLEQAFHTTMNRIEWVSLIYLLALAGCIVAFGRLSDLIGRRPMYTLGFGVFIVGSALCGASWSLASLLAFRVLQGIGASLLQANSVSIITAAADAERRGQAIGFQALAQGLGLSLGPLVGGVLTHIASWRLIFYINVPVGILGTLSALLFLPRDRREGPRPRFDLVGALVLACLLIVTMYVLKEGFTPESRPTITAVLLAVAVLATALFIFIERKADPALVPISYLREPLIWMGNLTSVLSFSVMYAITLVVPYWFVHIEGLSSAKAGLLLTALPVGMALCTPFAGRLADRWSKVKVSALGMVLAAIGAAGLFAFTRTTPAFLAGLFLVGCGVGTFTPANNARVMNATPGPHLGVAGGILNMSRTLGMGVGVTAGGVSVELFTAAFGAHDVALAYRCSFLVAAALALIALGLTLLPQGRSQAGK, from the coding sequence ATGGAACGGGCGACTTTGGCGCAAAGGGAGCATCGCCTTCCTCTTGAGGACGTGATTCAACGCCCGAGCGGCATGTGGTTTATCGTCGGCACCGTCTGCTTCGGCGCCTTCATGGCGGCGCTCGACGCCAGCATCATCAGCATCGCGCTGCCAAAACTGGAGCAGGCGTTTCACACCACGATGAACCGCATCGAGTGGGTGAGTCTCATCTACCTGCTGGCGCTCGCCGGATGCATTGTCGCATTTGGGCGCTTGTCGGATCTCATCGGGCGGCGGCCGATGTACACGCTCGGCTTCGGCGTGTTCATCGTCGGATCGGCCCTTTGTGGCGCTTCATGGAGCTTAGCCAGCCTGCTTGCCTTCCGCGTCCTGCAGGGCATTGGCGCGAGCCTGCTCCAGGCCAACAGCGTCTCCATCATCACCGCGGCGGCGGACGCTGAGCGGCGAGGCCAGGCCATTGGCTTTCAAGCGCTGGCCCAGGGGCTCGGCCTGAGCCTCGGCCCCCTTGTGGGCGGTGTGCTCACCCACATTGCGTCTTGGAGGCTCATCTTTTACATCAACGTGCCCGTGGGCATTCTCGGCACTCTGTCGGCGCTCTTGTTTCTGCCCCGCGACCGCCGCGAAGGCCCTCGCCCCCGTTTCGATCTCGTCGGCGCTCTTGTGCTCGCCTGCCTGCTCATCGTGACCATGTACGTGCTCAAGGAAGGCTTCACGCCTGAGAGCCGGCCGACCATCACGGCCGTTCTCCTGGCCGTTGCGGTCCTGGCCACCGCCCTGTTCATCTTCATCGAGCGCAAAGCAGATCCCGCACTGGTTCCCATCTCGTATCTGCGGGAACCCCTCATTTGGATGGGAAACCTGACGTCCGTCCTCTCGTTCAGCGTGATGTACGCCATTACCCTCGTGGTGCCGTACTGGTTTGTCCACATCGAAGGACTGTCGAGCGCCAAGGCCGGCCTCCTGCTCACCGCGCTTCCCGTCGGCATGGCGCTTTGCACGCCGTTCGCCGGCCGCCTTGCCGACCGATGGTCGAAGGTCAAGGTATCGGCGCTTGGCATGGTGCTCGCGGCCATCGGCGCCGCAGGGCTATTTGCCTTCACTCGCACCACGCCGGCGTTTCTCGCCGGGCTCTTCCTCGTCGGCTGCGGCGTCGGCACCTTTACGCCTGCCAACAACGCGCGCGTGATGAACGCCACGCCCGGCCCGCACCTCGGCGTGGCGGGCGGCATCCTCAACATGAGCCGCACGCTCGGGATGGGCGTCGGCGTCACGGCTGGCGGGGTGAGTGTCGAGTTGTTCACCGCCGCCTTCGGCGCGCACGATGTGGCGCTCGCGTATCGCTGCAGCTTCCTGGTCGCGGCCGCCCTCGCGCTTATCGCCCTCGGCTTAACCCTGCTTCCACAGGGTAGGTCTCAAGCAGGGAAGTGA